One genomic region from Prevotella sp. Rep29 encodes:
- a CDS encoding flavodoxin family protein: MMIIDGGPRKTFNTAAMLGKIAEGARSVSDEIEVKTVRLYDIDYKGCMSCMACKLKGKVSNVCKFRDALTPILEEVAQADGLVLGSPIYFSEVTAQLRAFLERLIFAWLSYNDYSLTAPKQMPVLLTYTMNANEEQAKMIYQMMGIVEDSLKRAMGDVEHVDAYSTYQVKNYDRYELAVFPEPMKREQDLQRAYDAGKRMAEKISAR; encoded by the coding sequence ATGATGATCATTGACGGCGGTCCCCGCAAGACGTTCAACACGGCAGCCATGTTGGGAAAGATTGCAGAAGGTGCCCGTTCGGTGAGTGACGAGATTGAAGTGAAGACAGTGCGCCTGTATGATATAGACTATAAAGGCTGTATGTCGTGTATGGCTTGTAAGTTGAAAGGGAAGGTGTCTAACGTGTGCAAGTTCAGGGATGCCCTGACGCCGATTCTTGAAGAGGTGGCTCAGGCGGATGGCTTGGTGCTGGGCTCTCCAATCTATTTCAGTGAGGTGACTGCTCAGTTGCGGGCTTTCCTTGAGCGGCTCATTTTCGCCTGGTTGTCTTACAACGACTATAGCCTGACAGCCCCGAAGCAGATGCCGGTGTTGCTGACCTACACGATGAATGCGAACGAAGAGCAGGCGAAAATGATATACCAGATGATGGGGATTGTGGAGGATAGCCTGAAACGTGCGATGGGCGACGTGGAACATGTGGATGCTTATAGCACCTATCAGGTGAAAAACTATGACCGTTATGAGTTGGCTGTCTTCCCCGAACCGATGAAACGGGAGCAAGACCTTCAGCGGGCTTATGACGCCGGCAAGCGGATGGCTGAGAAAATAAGCGCTCGCTAA
- a CDS encoding sulfatase, translated as MRQKFLPRLVTTVAIAVPATALAQQRPNIILFMVDDMGWQDTSVPFWNQRTPLNNTYETPNMERLASEGMLFSQAYAAPISSPSRCSLMTGANAARHRVTNWTLKRGESTDIDDAEVATPEWNWNGISQTAGTDHTFQARSFVDILRANGYHTIHVGKAHWGALDTPGEQPEHFGFEVNIGGHAAGGPATYLSEQNYGHDAKGNPTSPMHIPGLQKYWQSGTFLTEALTQECLAALDKAKQYGQPFYLYMSHYAVHIPIDRDVRYYQKYRDKGLSEKEAAYASLIEGMDESLGEILGWLDRNGERERTVIIFMSDNGGYATGSYYRDEPLFTQNAPLRSGKGSLLEGGIREPMIVRWPGVVKAGSRCNSYLMIEDFYPTILQMAGIRRYRVPQRIDGRSFMPLLCQSGNPSKGRPLIWNYPNVWGNTGPGISLNCAIRLDQWKLIYNYKTGVKELYDVENDISEENNLAATRPEVVRKLSRLLGRELRRMNAQRPVFKKTGKPCPWPDEHFGN; from the coding sequence ATGAGACAAAAATTCCTTCCCCGCCTCGTGACCACTGTCGCGATTGCCGTCCCTGCCACGGCACTGGCTCAACAGCGCCCAAACATTATCCTGTTCATGGTTGATGACATGGGGTGGCAAGACACGTCTGTTCCTTTCTGGAACCAACGCACGCCACTGAACAACACTTACGAGACGCCCAACATGGAGCGCCTTGCCAGCGAGGGGATGCTCTTCTCTCAGGCATACGCTGCCCCTATCAGTTCGCCCAGTCGCTGTTCACTGATGACCGGTGCCAACGCTGCCCGTCACCGTGTGACTAACTGGACGTTGAAGCGTGGTGAATCGACTGATATTGATGATGCAGAAGTTGCAACACCCGAATGGAACTGGAACGGCATCAGTCAGACCGCCGGCACCGACCACACATTCCAAGCACGTTCGTTCGTTGATATTCTCCGTGCCAACGGATACCACACCATTCACGTAGGCAAGGCACACTGGGGAGCGCTCGACACGCCGGGTGAACAGCCTGAGCATTTCGGCTTCGAAGTCAACATCGGCGGACATGCAGCAGGCGGACCTGCCACCTATCTGAGCGAACAGAATTACGGTCACGACGCTAAAGGAAATCCCACGTCACCCATGCACATACCTGGATTGCAGAAGTATTGGCAGTCGGGAACATTCCTCACCGAAGCACTCACGCAGGAATGCCTCGCAGCACTCGACAAGGCGAAGCAATACGGTCAGCCGTTCTACCTCTACATGTCGCACTATGCGGTTCATATTCCTATTGACCGTGACGTGCGCTACTATCAGAAGTATCGTGACAAGGGGCTCTCGGAAAAAGAGGCTGCCTATGCTTCTCTTATTGAGGGTATGGATGAGAGTCTTGGTGAGATTCTTGGATGGCTTGACAGGAATGGTGAGCGGGAGCGCACTGTTATTATTTTCATGAGTGACAATGGCGGTTATGCAACTGGGAGCTATTATCGCGATGAGCCGCTTTTCACCCAGAATGCGCCGCTCAGGTCGGGCAAGGGTTCTCTTTTGGAGGGTGGCATCCGTGAGCCGATGATTGTGCGGTGGCCCGGTGTTGTGAAGGCAGGTAGCCGTTGTAACAGTTATTTGATGATTGAGGATTTTTATCCTACTATTCTTCAGATGGCTGGCATTAGGCGTTATCGTGTTCCCCAACGGATAGACGGGCGCAGTTTCATGCCTTTGCTGTGTCAGTCTGGCAATCCGTCGAAGGGACGGCCGTTGATTTGGAACTATCCTAATGTCTGGGGGAACACTGGACCGGGCATCAGTCTCAATTGTGCCATTCGGTTGGATCAATGGAAATTGATTTATAACTACAAGACTGGTGTGAAGGAATTGTATGATGTTGAGAATGACATCAGTGAGGAGAATAATTTGGCTGCTACTCGTCCTGAGGTTGTTCGGAAGCTGTCTCGTCTGCTGGGTCGTGAATTGCGGCGAATGAATGCTCAGCGCCCTGTTTTTAAGAAAACCGGCAAGCCGTGTCCGTGGCCTGATGAGCATTTCGGGAACTAA
- a CDS encoding anaerobic sulfatase-maturation protein: MNDTIYAFARPLYVMLKPVGPRCNLGCSYCYYLEKQQWAMSDDAPVISEELLEKFVKEYLAAQTSRDVFFVWHGGEPLLRPVAFYEKAVELQRRYGGELHIENCIQTNGTLLTEEWCRFFRENGFLVGVSIDGPQFLHDRYRRTADRRPSFESVMQGIDLLRRHGVEWNAMATVNRFNADHPHTFYRFFRDLGCRYLQFTPVVEPSPDDGRQQIVTEESVTPGQWGNFLCQLFDEWAEHDVGQISIQLFEATLANWMGVTPGLCMLSRHCGHAGVMEANGDVYSCDHFVFPSYRLGNLTRQTLTSMMYSEQQQSFGQRKMTGLPRQCHECRFLFACNGECPKNRLLSDRYGQPGLNYLCEGYLQYFAHVAPFMEQMAQTDINQTERNKEKPL, translated from the coding sequence ATGAACGATACGATATACGCATTTGCCCGTCCGCTTTACGTTATGCTGAAGCCTGTGGGTCCGCGCTGCAATCTTGGTTGCAGTTACTGCTATTATCTGGAGAAACAGCAGTGGGCGATGTCTGATGATGCACCTGTGATAAGCGAGGAACTGCTTGAGAAGTTTGTGAAGGAGTATCTGGCTGCTCAGACTTCGCGCGATGTTTTTTTTGTCTGGCATGGCGGTGAACCTCTCCTGCGCCCTGTTGCTTTCTACGAGAAGGCTGTGGAATTGCAGCGCCGTTATGGTGGAGAGTTGCATATAGAGAACTGCATACAAACCAATGGTACGCTGCTTACTGAGGAGTGGTGCCGTTTTTTCCGAGAGAATGGTTTTCTGGTAGGCGTCTCTATTGACGGTCCGCAGTTCCTGCATGATCGTTATCGTCGCACGGCTGACCGCCGTCCTTCGTTTGAGAGCGTGATGCAGGGCATTGATCTTTTGCGCCGGCATGGTGTTGAATGGAATGCGATGGCAACGGTGAACCGTTTCAATGCAGACCATCCGCATACGTTTTACCGGTTTTTCCGCGATTTGGGATGTCGATATCTCCAGTTCACGCCTGTTGTAGAACCGTCGCCAGATGATGGTCGGCAACAGATTGTAACGGAAGAGAGCGTGACACCCGGGCAGTGGGGCAACTTCCTCTGCCAACTGTTCGATGAATGGGCGGAACATGACGTGGGACAAATCTCCATACAGTTGTTTGAGGCTACTCTTGCCAACTGGATGGGAGTGACACCGGGGCTTTGCATGTTGTCGCGCCATTGCGGTCATGCTGGTGTGATGGAGGCGAACGGCGATGTGTACAGTTGTGACCATTTCGTGTTTCCGTCATATCGGTTGGGAAATCTCACCCGTCAGACGTTGACGTCCATGATGTATTCCGAGCAGCAGCAATCTTTTGGTCAAAGAAAGATGACGGGACTGCCTCGTCAATGCCATGAGTGTCGATTTCTGTTTGCCTGCAATGGCGAATGTCCCAAGAACCGTTTACTCAGCGACCGCTACGGGCAACCCGGACTCAACTATCTTTGCGAGGGCTACCTCCAATACTTCGCCCATGTGGCTCCCTTCATGGAACAGATGGCACAAACAGACATCAACCAAACAGAAAGAAACAAAGAGAAACCACTATGA
- a CDS encoding Crp/Fnr family transcriptional regulator, with product MTGFNSYINGLDLSALNEYCVNHGRLTQYAKGDYFIKAGEESRFIGLVECGYFNYMVHNSSEQKDYITGFAFEREFVGDYPNCLSNKTSEVTIVAGTSCKVFQLGGEELGKLLDSNGMRELKRAISDHLFSQVYTQYLDTYRMTTRERYKRLLLRCPEIVQSINLKDIASYLKVTPTTISNIRREITFGL from the coding sequence ATGACAGGCTTCAATTCATACATCAATGGTCTTGACCTCTCTGCGCTGAATGAGTATTGTGTTAATCACGGACGTTTGACACAATACGCTAAAGGCGATTATTTCATCAAAGCAGGTGAAGAATCTCGGTTTATTGGGCTTGTTGAATGTGGCTACTTCAACTACATGGTACATAATTCCTCTGAACAAAAGGATTATATTACAGGCTTTGCCTTTGAGAGGGAGTTTGTGGGCGATTATCCAAATTGTCTTTCAAACAAGACGTCAGAAGTGACAATTGTTGCAGGCACTTCCTGTAAGGTCTTTCAATTAGGTGGTGAAGAATTAGGTAAACTGTTAGATTCCAATGGTATGAGAGAGCTTAAGCGAGCCATATCCGACCATCTCTTTTCGCAGGTCTATACACAATATCTTGATACTTATCGCATGACAACCAGGGAGCGTTATAAACGTTTACTCCTTCGTTGTCCTGAAATAGTACAAAGTATCAACCTAAAAGATATAGCCTCTTATCTAAAAGTTACACCAACAACTATCAGCAACATACGTAGAGAGATAACTTTTGGTCTGTAA
- a CDS encoding SDR family NAD(P)-dependent oxidoreductase, with product MNIVIIGATSGIGKALFEKYANENNRIGIIGRRAHLLDKLYQKYPSKTIPIKADIINLEEIEQAINALHKEMEYIDLAIVCAGTGEINDTLDYAVERPTIDTNVVGWTFVIDMLYHIFEQQGCGHLVAITSAGGLRGEPMAPAYSATKAYQINYMETLRKKAFKNGEHIIVTDIRPGLVDTAMAKGEGLFWVMPVEKVAGQIISAIRKKKSKAYVTKRWHILAIINKYLPYCLYKRM from the coding sequence ATGAATATCGTTATCATCGGAGCCACCTCTGGTATTGGTAAAGCTCTTTTCGAGAAATATGCAAATGAGAACAATAGAATCGGCATTATTGGCCGACGAGCACATTTGCTTGACAAATTGTATCAGAAATATCCATCCAAGACCATTCCTATTAAAGCAGACATTATCAACTTGGAAGAGATTGAGCAAGCCATCAATGCGCTTCACAAAGAGATGGAATACATTGATCTTGCTATCGTGTGTGCTGGTACTGGTGAGATTAATGACACTCTTGACTATGCCGTGGAGCGGCCAACAATTGATACCAATGTTGTCGGTTGGACGTTTGTCATTGACATGCTTTATCATATCTTTGAGCAACAAGGCTGCGGCCATCTTGTTGCCATCACTTCCGCTGGTGGACTGCGAGGCGAACCAATGGCTCCTGCTTACAGCGCAACTAAAGCCTATCAAATCAACTATATGGAAACTCTTCGTAAGAAGGCTTTCAAAAATGGAGAGCATATAATTGTTACAGATATTCGTCCTGGTCTCGTTGACACAGCAATGGCAAAAGGAGAAGGATTGTTTTGGGTAATGCCTGTTGAGAAAGTAGCCGGTCAAATCATTTCTGCTATTCGTAAGAAGAAATCCAAAGCCTATGTTACCAAACGATGGCATATATTAGCGATAATAAACAAATATCTTCCTTATTGCTTATATAAAAGAATGTGA
- a CDS encoding HNH endonuclease signature motif containing protein, producing MKLREKTPTRTVGVAHQNDFHAYRNQLKTDFNCRCGYCDDRDTPRAYSFEIDHFVPQTVDDTKVTEYSNLVYACKSCNNAKSNKWPTGDKTKPNDGKVGWVDPCSQDYDSQFERGEDGKIHQVTELGGWMYENLKLWKKQHEILWNCERLESNIDKLEALFDKSFIPEEKKDALIDLYRQYRGIINSFYGV from the coding sequence ATGAAGTTGAGAGAAAAAACGCCTACCCGAACTGTCGGGGTTGCGCATCAAAATGATTTCCATGCCTATCGCAATCAGCTAAAAACTGATTTCAATTGTCGGTGCGGTTATTGTGATGACAGGGACACTCCTCGTGCTTACAGTTTTGAGATAGACCACTTTGTGCCTCAGACTGTAGATGACACAAAGGTGACTGAGTATTCTAATTTAGTCTATGCATGCAAGTCGTGTAATAATGCGAAAAGCAACAAATGGCCCACTGGTGATAAAACAAAACCCAATGATGGGAAAGTGGGGTGGGTAGATCCTTGTTCTCAGGATTATGATTCTCAATTTGAAAGAGGAGAAGATGGTAAGATACATCAGGTAACTGAGTTAGGAGGCTGGATGTATGAAAATCTGAAACTATGGAAGAAGCAGCATGAGATTTTATGGAACTGCGAGCGATTGGAATCAAATATAGATAAACTGGAGGCTTTATTTGACAAGAGTTTTATTCCAGAAGAGAAAAAGGATGCGCTGATTGATTTGTACAGACAATATCGAGGCATTATTAATTCGTTTTATGGAGTTTGA
- a CDS encoding metallophosphoesterase, producing the protein MKIQYASDLHLEFADNWRYLKENPLQVKGDILVLAGDIGYLGDDNYTKHPFWDWASENYQQVIACMGNHEFYKFYDIAKLKDGYCLEIRPNVRSYYNAVVHIGYIDFIITTLWAMIPLKEAYYTEQVVSDFRRIIFNGNLLTFADFNQEHERCLAFLKNAVSGSMARRKIVVTHHVPSFQMQCPKFAESQANGAFTVELEDFIKESGIDYWIYGHSHYNVDVEIGNTKCVSNQLGYVFHGEHESFDPGKYIEA; encoded by the coding sequence ATGAAGATACAGTATGCGTCTGACCTCCATCTGGAGTTTGCCGACAACTGGCGATACCTGAAGGAGAATCCCCTGCAAGTTAAAGGGGACATTCTCGTTCTGGCTGGCGACATCGGCTACTTGGGTGATGACAACTATACCAAGCATCCATTCTGGGACTGGGCATCAGAGAACTACCAACAGGTAATAGCCTGTATGGGCAACCATGAGTTCTACAAGTTTTACGACATCGCAAAGCTTAAAGATGGCTATTGTCTTGAAATACGTCCTAATGTCCGCAGCTATTATAACGCCGTAGTGCATATAGGCTACATTGATTTCATAATCACGACGCTTTGGGCCATGATTCCCCTGAAGGAGGCATATTATACGGAACAAGTGGTAAGTGACTTCCGGCGCATCATCTTCAATGGCAACCTTCTCACCTTTGCGGATTTCAATCAGGAACATGAAAGGTGCCTGGCTTTCCTGAAGAACGCTGTATCAGGCAGCATGGCCAGAAGAAAAATTGTCGTAACCCATCATGTTCCATCCTTCCAGATGCAATGCCCCAAGTTTGCCGAAAGCCAAGCTAACGGAGCTTTCACGGTTGAACTGGAAGACTTCATCAAGGAAAGCGGCATCGATTACTGGATATACGGTCACTCCCACTACAACGTGGATGTCGAGATAGGCAATACTAAATGCGTGTCCAATCAATTGGGATATGTATTTCATGGGGAGCATGAATCATTCGACCCAGGCAAATATATCGAAGCATAA
- a CDS encoding class I SAM-dependent DNA methyltransferase has translation MSSVTLSYITRNVPADERTVNRLFVSAFIESNGMVPPKSVFLSQYCIGKGDADYEAFQNVREHIRDEYGSKISLEILVKLFEFVISPADRIVTGAVYTPKDVRRTILQKVLGDKSEENIWNIRIADISCGCGGFLMDAAQWIHHKTGKKYLEIFGENVYGIDIQEYSIERTRVLLSLLALTEGEDEDFEFNLLCRDTLDFRCGDWNPLFIGFDIIVGNPPYVCSRNLSEETHAKLSAYEVCSSGHPDLYIPFFQIAIEMLNDAGRLGYITMNTFLRSVNGRAIRNYFSRNRCSISIVDFRGYQVFDSKNTYTCLFYLDKQETAENIHYAVNEQGDLTDNGHYTAVPFEALDDEKGWTLNNFDETTAIEAVGIQIKDYCSSRHGIATLSNDIYIFKPVAENEEYFYIDQEGTKFPIERGICRDIVNPNRLNAIGDLDLLIEKVIFPYRIENGRAFVYTPDEMRRLFPNALAYLEAKKNVLTNRDKGKTCTYPQWYAFGRTQSLVMPRYKLFFPKFANKPLRCVICDDPDMMLYNGLAFVSPNEKKLRILKAVIESNLFWGYIQANAKPYASGYYSLSGVDIKHFGIPEFTSVEEDELLTMNDRMGIERWLRVRYGLTV, from the coding sequence ATGTCGTCGGTAACGTTGTCTTATATTACTCGCAATGTTCCTGCAGATGAGCGAACAGTCAATAGGCTGTTCGTATCTGCTTTTATAGAAAGTAACGGGATGGTACCCCCCAAATCTGTATTTCTTTCTCAGTACTGTATAGGTAAAGGTGATGCTGATTATGAGGCTTTTCAGAATGTGCGCGAACATATTAGAGATGAATATGGTTCAAAAATATCGTTGGAAATCCTGGTGAAGTTGTTCGAGTTTGTTATATCACCGGCAGATAGAATAGTGACGGGTGCAGTATATACACCTAAGGATGTACGAAGGACGATATTGCAGAAGGTATTAGGTGATAAAAGTGAAGAAAATATCTGGAATATCAGGATTGCGGATATATCATGCGGATGTGGAGGATTCTTGATGGATGCTGCACAATGGATACATCATAAGACAGGGAAAAAGTATTTAGAGATATTCGGAGAGAATGTCTACGGGATTGATATACAGGAGTATTCCATAGAGAGAACTAGGGTGCTTTTGAGCTTACTGGCGCTTACAGAAGGGGAGGATGAAGATTTTGAATTTAACCTTTTGTGCAGAGACACGCTAGATTTTAGATGCGGAGATTGGAATCCTCTTTTTATTGGGTTTGACATCATTGTTGGTAATCCGCCGTATGTCTGTTCCAGAAACTTATCAGAAGAGACTCATGCAAAGTTAAGTGCCTATGAGGTTTGCTCTTCTGGTCACCCTGACCTATATATACCTTTTTTCCAGATTGCCATCGAAATGTTGAATGATGCTGGTCGTCTGGGATATATCACAATGAATACCTTTTTGAGGTCTGTCAATGGCAGAGCGATAAGGAACTATTTCTCGCGGAATAGGTGTTCGATAAGTATCGTTGATTTTCGTGGTTACCAAGTTTTTGATTCGAAGAACACTTATACGTGTTTGTTCTATTTAGACAAACAAGAAACGGCGGAGAATATTCATTATGCGGTGAATGAGCAGGGTGACTTAACTGATAATGGGCACTACACAGCTGTGCCGTTTGAAGCATTGGATGATGAGAAAGGATGGACGTTGAACAACTTTGATGAAACAACGGCTATTGAAGCGGTAGGTATACAAATTAAGGATTATTGTTCCTCCAGACATGGTATTGCAACTTTGAGTAATGATATATATATCTTTAAGCCTGTTGCTGAAAATGAAGAATATTTCTATATTGATCAAGAAGGGACTAAATTCCCAATAGAAAGAGGAATTTGTCGCGATATTGTGAATCCTAATAGACTCAATGCTATTGGTGATTTGGATTTGTTGATAGAGAAGGTTATTTTTCCCTATCGAATTGAGAATGGTCGCGCTTTTGTTTATACTCCTGATGAAATGAGACGACTGTTTCCGAATGCTTTGGCTTATTTAGAGGCAAAAAAAAATGTTTTGACGAATAGAGATAAGGGCAAAACCTGCACCTACCCTCAATGGTATGCGTTTGGACGAACGCAGTCTCTGGTTATGCCTAGATATAAGTTGTTTTTTCCGAAGTTTGCAAATAAACCTTTACGATGTGTAATTTGTGATGATCCAGACATGATGTTGTATAATGGTTTGGCATTTGTAAGCCCGAACGAGAAAAAACTGAGAATATTAAAAGCAGTTATAGAAAGTAATCTATTTTGGGGGTATATTCAAGCTAATGCAAAGCCATACGCTTCTGGTTATTATTCGTTAAGCGGGGTAGATATTAAGCATTTTGGAATACCTGAGTTCACATCAGTAGAAGAGGATGAATTGTTGACTATGAATGATAGGATGGGAATTGAAAGGTGGTTGAGGGTGCGATATGGACTGACTGTGTAG
- a CDS encoding sensor histidine kinase, translated as MLNNNNNIKEFNIKRKKSINFANKKESYNRMKIPFSVSARTAMLIGSENFSNPEGAIVELVKNAYDADSHYCYILFGEDEQNNRILYILDWGTGMTDKIIETCWMRIGTDDKLYNAMTESGRVKSGAKGIGRFALNRLGMKAEMLTFTKDGHGYDWKVNWSDFDKPGTSVSEITADIDIISLAVGHQFLSNLGSKFGITFPKFETGTLLSVTELNDEWDDEQLEHLYSSLQDLVPPFNIPVFDIYLYVQGNDGLGRIELAEYDNYDYSVSAVYDGKDSLKVKVLRNELDVERLRNDYVGLFQREDMREFPYRLSEFEAGGYELSLSMSKLKVDNRVRLANHIKELGAFRFNFFFVKSAKSDGKGEGDEAKYPYRLFSPSCRREWLKRNVGVKIYRDKFRVRPYGENGDDWLHLGDRYSANPIGAGQRKGGYHIRQNQIVGAVEISRLDNIYLQDKSGREGLQENVVVELFKDILLGIIGLMEKDRNTVMFNLSQLYDTLHPKGTAKAEAEEAIKKGKIDEESYNKIRTGYLVLKQEAEERENEIRLLRNLASTGLVITSFAHELKNIAILSDSRSEDLRCAVENIMSEEDVAKLGLSEYDNPYSLIRDLRNQDQNIRSWLNFSINSINRDKRTRKAFGMDEYFEHFQSTWHTVLDELNIDLVISGFSPEMRVRAFVIDLDTIFNNLLSNSIYAIKESKKTENRLITIKGGVEDENIVVLFEDTGIGLAEEYKGHPNDIFNAFESSKYDQDGNKIGTGLGLYITKATLAEYKGSAISVMTPRTVGFGLCIRLKMY; from the coding sequence TTGTTAAATAACAATAATAATATAAAGGAATTTAATATTAAACGGAAGAAAAGTATTAATTTTGCAAATAAAAAAGAGTCATATAATAGAATGAAGATTCCATTTTCTGTTTCGGCACGTACAGCAATGCTTATTGGATCTGAGAATTTCTCAAATCCAGAGGGCGCTATAGTGGAACTGGTGAAAAATGCATACGATGCGGATTCTCATTATTGCTATATATTATTTGGAGAAGATGAACAGAATAATCGTATCCTTTATATCCTGGACTGGGGTACTGGAATGACTGATAAGATTATCGAGACTTGTTGGATGCGGATTGGAACAGATGATAAACTTTATAACGCTATGACAGAAAGCGGAAGGGTGAAGTCTGGTGCCAAGGGTATAGGCCGTTTTGCTCTAAACAGATTAGGAATGAAGGCTGAAATGCTGACTTTTACGAAAGATGGTCATGGATATGATTGGAAAGTAAACTGGTCTGATTTCGATAAGCCAGGGACAAGTGTTTCTGAAATTACAGCTGATATTGATATTATTTCATTAGCAGTTGGCCATCAATTCCTCTCAAATCTTGGGAGTAAGTTCGGAATTACTTTTCCGAAATTTGAGACAGGGACATTGTTGAGCGTAACGGAGTTGAATGACGAGTGGGATGACGAACAATTGGAACACCTTTATTCATCACTGCAAGATCTTGTCCCGCCTTTTAATATTCCAGTATTTGATATTTATCTATATGTGCAAGGAAATGACGGGCTCGGTCGCATTGAACTTGCTGAATATGATAATTATGACTATTCTGTTTCTGCGGTTTATGATGGGAAGGACAGTCTGAAAGTGAAGGTGCTGCGGAACGAGCTTGATGTAGAACGTTTGCGTAATGATTATGTAGGTTTGTTCCAAAGGGAAGACATGAGAGAATTCCCATATCGTTTATCAGAATTTGAGGCTGGCGGTTATGAATTGTCGCTTTCCATGTCAAAACTGAAGGTTGATAATCGAGTAAGATTAGCTAACCACATAAAAGAACTTGGCGCATTCCGTTTTAATTTCTTCTTTGTAAAGAGTGCAAAGTCTGATGGTAAAGGAGAAGGTGACGAAGCGAAGTATCCATACCGTCTGTTTTCGCCATCTTGCAGAAGGGAGTGGCTGAAACGTAATGTAGGAGTCAAAATTTATAGAGACAAGTTCCGTGTAAGACCGTATGGAGAGAACGGTGATGACTGGTTGCATTTGGGCGATCGCTATTCTGCTAACCCAATAGGTGCCGGACAACGCAAAGGTGGTTATCATATCAGACAGAACCAAATAGTTGGTGCTGTTGAAATTTCAAGATTAGACAATATCTACCTGCAAGACAAATCCGGTCGAGAGGGACTTCAAGAAAATGTAGTAGTAGAACTGTTCAAGGATATCCTTCTTGGTATAATAGGTTTGATGGAGAAAGACCGCAACACGGTGATGTTTAACCTGTCACAGTTGTACGATACTCTACATCCGAAAGGAACTGCAAAGGCAGAAGCCGAAGAGGCTATAAAAAAAGGAAAGATAGACGAGGAATCATACAACAAGATTCGTACTGGCTATCTTGTCCTAAAGCAGGAGGCAGAAGAAAGAGAAAATGAAATAAGATTACTCAGGAATCTTGCTAGTACAGGATTGGTAATAACATCGTTTGCTCATGAATTGAAGAATATAGCTATTCTTTCTGACTCCCGTTCTGAGGATTTGCGTTGCGCAGTGGAAAATATTATGAGCGAAGAAGATGTGGCGAAATTGGGTTTGAGTGAATACGATAATCCATATAGCCTGATAAGAGACTTGCGTAATCAAGACCAGAATATAAGAAGTTGGTTGAATTTCTCTATAAACTCAATTAATAGAGACAAGAGAACACGTAAGGCGTTTGGTATGGATGAGTATTTTGAGCACTTCCAGTCCACTTGGCATACTGTTCTAGATGAGTTGAACATAGATTTAGTAATATCAGGTTTTTCACCCGAGATGAGGGTAAGAGCATTCGTTATAGATTTAGACACCATCTTTAACAATCTTCTTTCGAATTCAATATACGCTATAAAAGAGAGCAAAAAAACCGAAAATCGCTTGATTACCATCAAGGGTGGAGTTGAGGATGAAAATATCGTTGTTCTATTTGAAGATACTGGAATAGGACTTGCTGAAGAATATAAAGGACACCCCAATGATATATTCAACGCTTTTGAATCGTCAAAATATGATCAAGATGGAAATAAAATAGGAACTGGCCTTGGATTGTATATTACAAAAGCTACATTGGCAGAATATAAAGGCAGTGCCATTTCTGTTATGACGCCCCGTACAGTAGGCTTCGGTTTATGCATAAGATTAAAAATGTATTAA